CAGCGGGAGTGTTGTCGGACGATGTCCCCACAATTTGGTAGGACCCGGTTCCCGCTTGTTCCATGTAGTCTCGAATAGCGAGATTTACGTCTCACCTCGTGGACAATGATGGTTCACTGGAGCGGTGACCTCGACCGCCGTCCCGACCGCGACGGGGGTACGGACGGTCTCCGCCGCCCGACGCTGGGCGATGCTGGCGGCCGGCACCGGTGCCCAGGCCGCGACGGCGGCGATGGTCACCGCACCGAGCTTCCTGATCCCCGAGCTGCACCGGCCGGTCGCCGAGGGCGGCTACGGGATGAGCCTGGCCGAGGCAGGCCTGGTCGCGTCGGCGTCGATGACCGGCATGATGGTCACCCTCGTGCTCTGGGGCCTCGTGGTCGACCGGCGCGGGGAGCGGTTCGCGCTGCTGGCCGGGCTGGTCGTGACCGCCCTCGGCGGCGCCTCGGCGGCCGCGCTCGCCTCGCCGTGGCCGATGGCCGTGGCGCTGGGCTTCGCCGGCATCGGGGCGGCGGCGACCAACTCCGCCTCGGGCCGGGTCGTGGTCGGCTGGTTCCCGCCCGAGCGACGCGGGATCGCGATGGGGATCCGACAGACGGGGCAGCCCCTCGGCGTCGGCATCGCCGCCGGCACGGTCGCCGTGATCGCCCACCACCACGGCATCGGGCCCGCCCTGTGGGTGCCGACGGCGGCAGCCGTCCTGGTCGCAGCCCTCGTCGCCGTCGTCGTCCTCGACCCGCCGCGGCCTCCCGTCGCCGCGGCGGTCGCAGCCCTC
This genomic interval from Nocardioides kongjuensis contains the following:
- a CDS encoding MFS transporter; the encoded protein is MTSTAVPTATGVRTVSAARRWAMLAAGTGAQAATAAMVTAPSFLIPELHRPVAEGGYGMSLAEAGLVASASMTGMMVTLVLWGLVVDRRGERFALLAGLVVTALGGASAAALASPWPMAVALGFAGIGAAATNSASGRVVVGWFPPERRGIAMGIRQTGQPLGVGIAAGTVAVIAHHHGIGPALWVPTAAAVLVAALVAVVVLDPPRPPVAAAVAALNPYRADHYLTRIHAASVLLVVPQFLVWTFGLTWLVDDLGWSPGIAGLVVAGTQVAGAAARIGAGWASDLVGSRMRPMRAVALLAAATMALLGLAATGTDRSGVVTGLAVVLLVVASAVTVADNGLAFTAVAERAGPFWSGRALGLQNTAQHLAAVAVPPVAGLTITAWGYGAAYALAAALPLLAVAVVPVGGERRIDA